A window of Mercenaria mercenaria strain notata chromosome 16, MADL_Memer_1, whole genome shotgun sequence contains these coding sequences:
- the LOC123539791 gene encoding retinol dehydrogenase 14-like: protein MGSRASFPVVPISSDQVFIVTGANTGIGYEIAKWCAMMGATVILACRSEDRARKAMETMQEEFKTEKAKGINGLTESPNLAIEFMKLDLASFQSVVEFCEEFKKSGRLLHVLFCNAGLGFGPHIKQSGDGLEMMLQVNYLSHFIIIAKLLSIMRQSGPDCRIILMSSKAHKFGNFDVTTMNYTGTAEKFPGLDYYGRSKLYQIMQTFAMSRRLKDSNITINCMHPGVVETEFFRKMDSCILNCHIGFSRRCGTLRTPLEGATTGIDLATNPKRTGVSGHYWIDCEIVTSTTTSRNEGKQEALWKATFPFIEQYLTETEIAELERE from the coding sequence ATGGGTAGCAGAGCATCATTTCCGGTCGTGCCAATTTCCAGTGATCAAGTCTTCATAGTAACGGGAGCGAATACCGGAATTGGGTATGAAATCGCTAAATGGTGCGCCATGATGGGAGCTACTGTAATCCTAGCTTGCCGGTCAGAGGATCGAGCCAGAAAAGCCATGGAAACTATGCAAGAGGAGTTTAAAACTGAAAAAGCAAAAGGAATTAATGGCTTGACTGAAAGTCCGAATCTTGCAATTGAATTCATGAAACTTGACCTTGCATCGTTTCAGTCAGTGGTAGAATTTTGTGAAGAATTTAAGAAAAGTGGTCGTCTGCTTCATGTGTTGTTCTGTAACGCTGGTCTTGGATTTGGTCCACATATTAAACAAAGTGGAGACGGACTTGAAATGATGTTGCAGGTGAATTATCTAAGTCATTTCATCATAATTGCAAAATTACTATCAATAATGCGACAGTCTGGACCTGACTGCCGTATAATACTGATGTCCAGTAAAGCTCACAAATTTGGGAACTTTGACGTCACAACAATGAATTATACGGGCACTGCCGAAAAGTTTCCAGGTCTGGATTACTACGGACGATCAAAGCTTTACCAAATCATGCAAACATTTGCAATGTCACGGCGACTTAAAGATTCGAACATTACGATAAACTGCATGCATCCAGGGGTTGTTGAAACGGAGTTTTTTCGTAAGATGGACTCCTGCATTCTAAACTGTCATATAGGATTCTCTCGTAGGTGTGGTACTCTGAGGACACCCTTAGAAGGGGCAACTACAGGCATTGACCTAGCGACCAACCCTAAACGTACAGGCGTATCGGGACATTATTGGATAGACTGTGAAATCGTTACGTCAACAACGACGTCACGTAATGAAGGGAAACAGGAGGCATTGTGGAAAGCAACGTTTCCCTTTATAGAACAGTACCTTACAGAAACGGAAATTGCTGAACTGGAGCGAGAGTGA